The following proteins are encoded in a genomic region of Chaetodon auriga isolate fChaAug3 chromosome 8, fChaAug3.hap1, whole genome shotgun sequence:
- the map7d1a gene encoding MAP7 domain-containing protein 1a isoform X5 has protein sequence MNKRTESEGIAAEMEENTLPGATSPRSDLNTNHTRPDPEGESSPPKTDNTQKMESPAKKDTDRRLATPTKSDAIPRSPGSPASPVPRSKRKEDLMKSEERQKLAKERREEKAKYLAAKKTQWLEKEEKARQLREQQLEERRRKLEEQRIKAEKRRAALEERQKQKLEKNKERYEAAIHRSTKKTWAEIRQQRWSWAGALSQNSSQKETRSLALSPWESSIVDRLMTPTLSFLARSRSAASVLNNSKDGHSPLCPRSASASPLTLCAHQPHHRCSDRWRVTSSTPDITQRQHRRSSTPMDKNKKEKKDKERENEKEKSALAKDKVLKKRQSLPSMRHRPDPSPSPLSRQRPSSPATPKGRTASPSPAASPKPSSTRGSPSTPKGRPKRARTPARIDHRTSSPAPLERVKEPRRPATPEERKSSPVVPAIHVSSTAASSTPVTTTAAPPSPEPAHSAPSPAPSPSAKPMAGTNDPEEAARILAEKRRQAREQREREEQERREQEEKERILREERIAREAEERQRREEEARAMAEEQRRRDEAQRLQDEKEAQERAKAEQEENLRLQKQKEEAEAKAREEAEKQRLEREKHFQKEEQERLERKRRLDEIMKRTRKTDGGDKKETKPSPVAHVNDKEAESSKASAEYQPKPEVNLQPNNMTENGQVNVKESSPSVQVVNGVQPVRHENGLSTKGDTAHFGDIIHLANHGNTTNGARDKTETTMATEPILAFESEDSFMKKAGPMKPQHVAEVL, from the exons CTCCCCGCTCAGATCTGAACACAAACCACACGAGGCCTGACCCCGAGGGGGAGAGCAGCCCCCCGAAGACGGACAACACCCAGAAAATGGAGTCTCCAGCTAAGAAGGATACGGACCGGAGGTTGGCTACCCCCACAAAATCTGATGCCATCCCTCGATCACCTGGGTCACCTGCATCACCTGTCCCCAGGTCGAAAAGGAAGGAAG ACCTCATGAagtcagaggagaggcagaagctTGCCAAGGAGCGCAGAGAGGAAAAGGCCAAATATCTGG CTGCTAAAAAGAcccagtggctggaaaaggaggagaaggcacggcagctgagggagcagcagctggaggagcgcCGCAGGAAACTCGAGGAACAGCGGATTAAGGCGGAAAAGCGACGAGCCGccctggaggagagacagaaacagaaactggaGAAGAATAAA GAGCGCTACGAGGCAGCCATCCATAGGTCAACCAAGAAGACGTGGGCAGAAATCCGCCAGCAAAGATGGTCCTGGGCCGGCGCGCTAAGCCAGAACTCCAGCCAGAAAGAAA CCCGTAGCCTTGCACTGAGTCCATGGGAGAGCAGCATAGTCGACCGGCTGATGACGCCAACGCTGTCTTTCCTCGCTAGGAGCCGCAGTGCAGCAAGTGTCCTCAACAATAGCAAAGATGGTC actctcctctctgtccccgtTCGGCTTCAGCCAGTCCCCTCACCTTGTGCGCCCACCAGCCCCACCACCGCTGCTCCGACCGCTGGAGAGTGACGTCCAGCACACCCGACATCACCCAGCGCCAACACAGACGGAGCTCCACGCCT ATGgataaaaacaagaaagaaaagaaagacaaggaaCGGGAGAATGAGAAGGAGAAGAGTGCCCTCGCTAAAGACAAGGTGCTTAAGAAGAGGCAGTCTCTACCCAGCATGAGACACAGGCCTGATCCAAG tccCAGTCCTTTATCAAGACAACGGCCGTCGTCCCCGGCCACGCCTAAGGGCAGAACCGCCTCTCCCAGCCCCGCTGCCTCTCCGAAGCCTTCATCCACACGTGGAAGCCCGTCGACTCCTAAAGGTCGGCCCAAAAGAGCCAGGACCCCGGCCAGGATAGACCACCGTACCTCCTCCCCTGCCCCCCTTGAAAGAGTGAAGGAGCCCCGCAGGCCCGCCACACCcgaggagagaaaga GCTCCCCTGTGGTTCCTGCCATCCATGTGTCCTCCACCGCTGCATCAAGCACCCCAGTTACAACCACTGCAGCCCCCCCCTCACCTGAGCCGGCCCATTCAGCTCCGTCACCTGCGCCCTCTCCATCAGCCAAGCCCATGGCGGGCACCAATGACCCGGAGGAGGCGGCTCGCATCCTGGCAGAGAAACGCCGGCAGGCccgagagcagagggagagggaggagcaggagcgccgcgagcaggaggagaaggagag GATCCTGAGAGAGGAGCGAATCGCAAGGGAGGCGGAGGAAAGGCAacgcagggaggaggaggcccgCGCCATGGCTGAGGAGCAGCGGCGGAGGGACGAAGCCCAGCGCCTGCAGGACGAGAAGGAGGCTCAAGAGAGAGCCAAAGCCGAGCAGGAGGAGAACCTACGCCTTCAGAAACAG AAAGAAGAGGCTGAGGCTAAAGCCCGGGAGGAGGCGGAGAAGCAGCGTCTGGAGAGGGAGAAGCACTTccagaaggaggagcaggagaggctgGAGAGGAAAAGG cGTCTGGATGAAATCATGAAGAGGACACGTAAGACAGATGGAGGCGACAAG aaagagacaaagccCTCCCCTGTTGCACACGTCAatgacaaagaggcagagagcagcaaag CATCTGCTGAATATCAGCCAAAGCCAGAGGTCAACCTGCAGCCCAACAACATGACGGAAAATGGACAGGTCAATGTCAAAGAAAG CAGCCCCTCGGTCCAAGTGGTCAATGGGGTCCAGCCAGTGAGACATGAAAACGGTCTGTCCACTAAAGGAGACACTGCCCACTTCGGAGACATCATCCATCTCGCCAATCACGGCAACACCACCAACGGAGCACGGGATAAGACTGAGACCACCATGGCCACCGAGCCGATCCTCGCGTTTGAAAGCGAGGATTCGTTCATGAAGAAGGCGGGCCCCATGAAGCCTCAGCATGTTGCAG AGGTCCTGTGA